A genomic stretch from Amycolatopsis sp. 195334CR includes:
- a CDS encoding NAD(P)H-binding protein, whose product MTGVLVTGGTGKTGSALVEQLRGAGVPVRIASRRPSALDPDAVRFAWEDPSTHEAALRGMDRVFLVPPVESVDPLPLAGPFLRRARRSGVRRVVLLGSAIVLPNAPSALELAAQVRAEPGWVVLRASGFMQNFLPPHPLWERIHRLGEIRTAAGDGKVGWIDVRDIAASAAALLGEPEVRAAGGDFLLTGPESLSYGDTAEAITAHTGRRIRVRRIEPDEQAAAYRAAGLPAEFAAALATVEDGIRRGREDRVSTTVLDLTGRPPRTFKQFVSEHADEWRGK is encoded by the coding sequence GTGACCGGGGTGCTCGTGACCGGAGGCACCGGCAAGACCGGATCGGCACTCGTCGAACAGCTTCGCGGGGCGGGGGTACCGGTGCGAATCGCGAGCCGGCGCCCTTCCGCCCTCGATCCCGACGCGGTCCGATTCGCTTGGGAGGACCCGAGTACGCACGAAGCCGCGCTGCGCGGCATGGATCGTGTCTTCCTGGTTCCCCCGGTCGAAAGCGTCGACCCCTTGCCCCTGGCCGGGCCGTTCCTGCGCCGGGCCCGGCGGTCCGGTGTGCGCCGGGTCGTGCTGCTCGGTTCCGCCATCGTCCTGCCGAACGCGCCCAGCGCGCTGGAGCTGGCGGCACAGGTGCGGGCCGAGCCGGGCTGGGTGGTGCTGCGTGCGTCGGGGTTCATGCAGAACTTCCTGCCCCCGCACCCGCTGTGGGAGCGCATCCACCGGCTCGGCGAGATCCGCACCGCGGCAGGCGACGGCAAGGTGGGCTGGATCGACGTCCGGGACATCGCGGCTTCCGCGGCGGCTTTGCTGGGGGAGCCCGAAGTTCGCGCCGCGGGTGGCGATTTCCTGCTCACCGGGCCCGAGAGCCTGAGCTACGGCGACACCGCGGAAGCCATCACCGCCCACACCGGCCGCCGGATCCGGGTACGGCGGATCGAGCCGGACGAGCAGGCCGCGGCTTACCGGGCCGCGGGCCTGCCCGCCGAGTTCGCCGCCGCCCTCGCGACCGTCGAGGACGGGATCCGGCGCGGGCGGGAGGACCGCGTCAGCACGACGGTGCTCGATCTGACCGGCCGCCCGCCCCGCACCTTCAAGCAGTTCGTCTCGGAGCACGCGGACGAATGGCGCGGGAAGTGA
- a CDS encoding MBL fold metallo-hydrolase encodes MEQIELGDVTVTRVKEYYGSVEMGPADFFPESPDDAWDAHQSWLAPDFLDAGTGECRSAIQTWLLRSEGRTILVDTGVGNHKDRPYAPVWSRLSTNYLDNLATAGVRPEDVDIVVNTHLHIDHVGWNTFLDGRTWVPTFPNATYLMPRRDFDFWNPANNHEPVLGRGNQNVFEDSVAPVHEAGLTHLWDGSYRIDRNLRLDLAPGHTPGSSVLTLASGGDRALFVGDLVHNPLQLVEPETNSCFCEDPAEARATRHKLLGRAAEDNTLVFPAHFGGQGGAVVERAGSKFAIKEWAGFSRIA; translated from the coding sequence ATGGAGCAGATCGAACTGGGCGACGTCACCGTCACCCGCGTCAAGGAGTACTACGGCTCGGTCGAGATGGGCCCCGCGGATTTCTTCCCCGAGAGCCCCGATGACGCCTGGGACGCACACCAGAGCTGGCTCGCCCCGGACTTCCTGGACGCCGGCACCGGCGAATGCCGCTCGGCCATCCAGACCTGGCTGCTGCGCAGCGAAGGCCGCACGATCCTCGTCGACACCGGGGTCGGCAACCACAAGGACCGCCCCTACGCGCCCGTCTGGAGCCGGCTGTCCACGAACTACCTGGACAACCTCGCCACCGCCGGGGTCCGGCCCGAAGACGTCGACATCGTCGTCAACACCCACCTGCACATCGACCACGTGGGCTGGAACACCTTCCTCGACGGCCGGACCTGGGTGCCGACCTTCCCGAACGCCACGTACCTGATGCCGCGGCGGGACTTCGACTTCTGGAACCCGGCCAACAACCACGAACCGGTGCTGGGCCGCGGCAACCAGAACGTTTTCGAGGACAGCGTCGCCCCGGTGCACGAAGCCGGGCTGACCCACCTGTGGGACGGCTCGTACCGGATCGACCGGAACCTCCGGCTGGATCTCGCGCCCGGCCACACCCCGGGGTCGTCCGTGCTGACCCTGGCGTCGGGCGGTGACCGCGCGCTGTTCGTCGGCGATCTGGTGCACAACCCGCTGCAGCTCGTGGAGCCGGAGACCAACTCCTGCTTCTGCGAGGACCCGGCCGAGGCCAGGGCGACCCGCCACAAGCTCCTCGGCCGCGCGGCCGAGGACAACACGCTGGTCTTCCCGGCTCACTTCGGTGGCCAGGGCGGTGCCGTGGTCGAGCGCGCCGGGTCGAAGTTCGCCATCAAGGAGTGGGCGGGCTTCTCCCGCATCGCCTGA
- a CDS encoding cytochrome P450: MTGDQAHGVREIALPDGSRGWLVTGYDAARQALSERRLSKVLTAAEVGLTPELTSAMLRQMLFLDPPDHTRLRRLVSAVFTPSRVEDLRPRIDQIATELLDAITGHETVDLIEVFANPLPLQVICELLGVPVEDRTAFREWSAIIAAGAARQDELPGALAELLVRIRAMLADRAASPGDDLVSGLVAVRDEGDRLSDDELTSMVFMLVIAGYETTVNLIGNGVLALLEDRGRWTRLRGEPELLPTAVEEFVRFEPPIAVTTQRRATATFELGGRTIPAGSLVLVSLAEANRDATRFPAADELRLDRPRSQHLGFGYGIHHCIGAPLARVQGEVAFTALMTSFPELDLAIPAGDVARRSDFQRGVTSLPVRLRG, from the coding sequence ATGACCGGGGACCAGGCTCACGGTGTTCGTGAGATCGCACTGCCAGACGGTTCGCGGGGCTGGTTGGTCACCGGTTACGACGCCGCCCGGCAGGCGCTGTCGGAGCGGCGTCTGTCCAAAGTGCTCACGGCCGCGGAGGTCGGTCTGACGCCGGAGCTCACCAGTGCCATGCTGCGCCAGATGTTGTTCCTCGACCCGCCGGACCACACGCGACTGCGTCGGCTGGTCTCGGCCGTGTTCACCCCGAGCCGCGTCGAAGACCTGCGTCCGCGCATCGACCAGATCGCCACCGAGCTGCTCGATGCGATCACCGGCCACGAGACGGTCGATCTGATCGAGGTGTTCGCCAACCCGTTGCCCCTGCAGGTCATCTGCGAGCTGCTCGGGGTGCCGGTCGAGGATCGCACCGCGTTCCGCGAGTGGTCCGCGATCATCGCGGCCGGCGCGGCCCGGCAGGACGAGCTGCCCGGCGCGCTGGCCGAACTCCTGGTGCGGATCCGGGCCATGCTGGCCGACCGGGCCGCGAGTCCCGGCGACGACCTCGTGAGTGGTCTGGTCGCGGTACGCGATGAGGGTGATCGGCTGTCCGATGACGAGCTGACGTCGATGGTGTTCATGCTGGTGATCGCTGGTTACGAAACCACGGTCAACCTGATCGGCAACGGGGTGCTGGCACTGCTCGAGGACCGGGGCCGGTGGACCCGGCTCCGTGGCGAGCCCGAATTGCTGCCGACCGCCGTCGAAGAGTTCGTCCGGTTCGAGCCGCCGATCGCCGTCACGACGCAGCGCCGCGCCACCGCGACCTTCGAGCTCGGTGGTCGAACCATTCCGGCGGGTTCGCTGGTGCTGGTCAGCCTGGCGGAGGCCAACCGGGACGCCACCCGGTTCCCGGCGGCCGACGAGTTGCGGTTGGACCGGCCGCGCAGCCAGCACCTGGGTTTCGGGTACGGCATCCACCACTGCATCGGCGCGCCGCTGGCCCGTGTGCAGGGAGAGGTTGCCTTCACCGCGCTGATGACCAGTTTCCCCGAGCTGGACCTGGCGATCCCGGCCGGCGACGTCGCACGGCGATCCGACTTCCAGCGCGGTGTCACCTCGCTGCCCGTCCGCCTTCGTGGCTAG
- a CDS encoding nuclear transport factor 2 family protein, producing MPGAPEEVFRRLLDLMLKKEMDAVADLWAADGIAEFPFADGDAPRRLTGREEVRGYLAGYPELLDMREVAALTVRPTDDADTAVIEWTAEGRAVRTGERYRLDYVVVLTVREDRITVYRDYWSPLATARATGRLPELIASLDRDDVS from the coding sequence GTGCCCGGTGCACCGGAGGAAGTTTTCCGGCGTCTGCTCGACCTGATGCTGAAGAAGGAGATGGACGCTGTCGCGGATCTTTGGGCGGCGGACGGCATCGCGGAGTTCCCCTTCGCCGACGGCGATGCGCCGCGGCGCCTGACGGGGCGCGAAGAAGTTCGCGGTTACCTTGCCGGATACCCGGAACTGCTGGATATGCGGGAAGTCGCCGCGCTCACCGTGCGACCGACCGACGACGCGGATACCGCCGTGATCGAGTGGACGGCCGAGGGCCGCGCGGTGCGCACCGGCGAGCGCTACCGGCTGGATTACGTCGTCGTGCTGACCGTGCGCGAGGACCGGATCACGGTGTACCGCGACTATTGGAGCCCGCTGGCGACGGCTCGCGCGACCGGGCGGCTGCCCGAGCTGATCGCTTCGCTCGACCGGGACGACGTCTCGTGA
- a CDS encoding helix-turn-helix domain-containing protein codes for MDGPGPLGDFLQARRARLRPEDVGLRDLGPRRRVAGLRREELAQLAGVSVSYYTRLEQGLSRGASAEVLQAIAGALLLDDHERDHLERLAGAARRVPRARRPRPEKLADETRDLLRSLDGVPALVLGRRTDVLAWNPLGHALLAGHLDPLSTEDPAARPNMSRMLFLDPHCRELYGDWRGKVRAVVGNLRIAVGRHPEDRLLAELIGELTMKSPEFVALWGDHRVTPCDADTYELHHPVVGTVTVTQQTLVLARSPGQSVVVCTTPAGSPSEAAIALLRQASAGERSGGPALPDRSTTAR; via the coding sequence ATGGACGGACCAGGCCCGCTCGGCGACTTCCTGCAGGCACGGCGGGCCAGGCTGCGCCCGGAAGACGTGGGCCTCCGCGACCTCGGGCCGCGCCGGCGGGTGGCCGGGCTGCGCCGGGAGGAGCTGGCGCAGCTGGCGGGGGTCAGCGTGTCCTACTACACCCGGCTCGAACAGGGCCTGTCCCGTGGCGCGTCGGCGGAGGTGCTCCAGGCGATCGCCGGCGCCCTGCTGCTCGACGACCACGAGCGGGACCACCTGGAACGCCTCGCCGGGGCCGCCCGCCGGGTACCGCGGGCGCGAAGGCCCCGCCCCGAGAAGCTCGCCGACGAGACGCGGGACCTGCTGCGCTCCTTGGACGGCGTCCCGGCGCTCGTCCTCGGCCGGCGCACGGACGTGCTGGCGTGGAACCCGCTCGGCCACGCCCTGCTCGCCGGCCACCTCGACCCGCTGAGCACGGAGGACCCCGCGGCCCGGCCGAACATGAGCCGGATGCTGTTCCTGGACCCACACTGCCGGGAGCTCTACGGGGACTGGCGGGGCAAGGTGCGCGCGGTGGTGGGCAATCTGCGGATCGCCGTCGGCCGTCATCCGGAGGACCGGCTGCTCGCCGAGCTGATCGGCGAGCTGACGATGAAGAGCCCGGAATTCGTGGCGTTGTGGGGTGACCACCGGGTGACGCCGTGCGACGCCGACACCTACGAGCTGCACCATCCGGTGGTCGGCACGGTGACGGTCACCCAGCAGACCCTCGTCCTGGCGCGTTCGCCGGGGCAGTCCGTCGTGGTGTGCACGACGCCCGCCGGGTCACCGTCGGAGGCGGCCATCGCCCTGTTGCGGCAGGCGAGCGCGGGGGAGCGGAGCGGTGGGCCCGCTCTGCCCGACCGCTCCACCACCGCCCGGTAA
- a CDS encoding FAD-dependent monooxygenase has protein sequence MRKKALVVGLGIAGMSAAIGLRQAGWTPVIVERAPERRTGGYFVGLFPQGRQAAVDLGIDGHLHTRNPERAAGANSWSVNRRGGRRPALGFLDQPGEPAAVLRGDIEAALWQSITGVEVRFGTTPVEITEGDGGVRVLLENAGARSREDFDLVVGADGMRSSVRRLVFGPHEDYLTTWNAMICAFQLKEQVPSYAADDSIIVARAKRAVWVFGLADHAPTALLTYRTRDIQEQFGGSRVDRLRSVFSGMDDPVVRHVLDSLDQAPDHLFDSVHQVKMPRWSKGRVVLVGDAAWCMNLYSGMGATSSLRGGAALGVALREHPGDLAAALDAWEAGLRPFITKHQRTARLKQQMFVPSSRRAEALRSALLGLARRIRGRRRATGAQPVVTSRAIRPRAPRRTA, from the coding sequence ATGCGGAAGAAGGCACTGGTGGTGGGGCTCGGCATCGCGGGAATGTCCGCGGCCATCGGGCTGCGCCAAGCCGGTTGGACGCCGGTGATCGTCGAACGGGCGCCCGAGCGGCGTACTGGGGGCTACTTCGTCGGGCTGTTCCCGCAGGGCCGGCAGGCCGCGGTCGACCTGGGGATCGACGGCCACCTGCACACCCGCAACCCGGAACGGGCGGCCGGCGCGAATTCGTGGTCGGTGAATCGCCGGGGTGGACGCAGGCCGGCTCTGGGATTCCTGGACCAGCCCGGCGAGCCCGCGGCGGTGCTGCGCGGTGACATCGAAGCCGCGCTGTGGCAGAGCATCACCGGTGTCGAGGTGCGGTTCGGGACCACTCCGGTCGAGATCACCGAAGGCGACGGCGGGGTGCGGGTCCTGCTCGAGAACGCCGGTGCGCGGTCCCGCGAGGACTTCGACCTCGTGGTCGGCGCGGACGGGATGCGCTCGAGCGTGCGCCGGCTCGTGTTCGGTCCGCACGAGGACTACCTGACCACGTGGAACGCGATGATCTGCGCCTTCCAACTGAAGGAGCAGGTGCCCTCGTACGCGGCGGATGACAGCATCATCGTCGCGCGCGCGAAGCGGGCGGTGTGGGTGTTCGGGCTCGCCGACCACGCGCCCACCGCGCTGCTGACCTACCGGACGAGGGACATCCAGGAGCAGTTCGGCGGGTCGCGGGTCGATCGGCTGCGCTCGGTCTTCTCGGGCATGGACGATCCCGTGGTGCGGCACGTCCTCGACTCCCTGGACCAGGCCCCTGACCACCTGTTCGACTCGGTGCACCAGGTGAAAATGCCCCGGTGGAGCAAGGGCCGGGTCGTGCTGGTGGGAGACGCGGCGTGGTGCATGAACCTCTACTCGGGCATGGGTGCCACGTCTTCGCTGCGCGGCGGAGCCGCACTGGGCGTGGCCCTGCGGGAGCACCCCGGCGACCTGGCCGCCGCGCTGGACGCCTGGGAGGCCGGACTGCGGCCGTTCATCACCAAGCACCAGCGCACCGCGCGGCTCAAGCAACAGATGTTCGTCCCGTCCAGCCGCCGGGCCGAGGCGCTGCGGTCGGCCCTCCTCGGTCTGGCCCGCCGGATCCGTGGCCGTCGGCGGGCGACGGGCGCCCAGCCCGTGGTCACTTCCCGCGCCATTCGTCCGCGTGCTCCGAGACGAACTGCTTGA
- a CDS encoding MFS transporter — protein MVQGTSLVRPPDVAEGRWSGRLVGWLTILVGANLLADLVIVAPLLALPDMMRHFETDQAAWLNSSAMLAGAMWAPLLGRTADIHGKRRILVVTMLVTLTGSLVCLIAPNVAVFVLGRFLQGAVMGTVLLTVAITRQLCTPRVGMTAVGVVTTGASVLGIPSMLLLNPAIDTFGYRSVFVAATALAMVCAVAVRLFVPEPPIRSGGSVDVAGALLLGAGLVAVLGAVSMAPDLGWANPGLLAALAGGVLALAAGVRHVLRVREPIVDLRGHSRSLATTLGAVALTAGSVQAMLQLMSLVAEVPPELGLGYGLGGGDVVLALFVLSAIGIMIGGPVSGVLASRIGPTRTLLAGIAVGTLATFGMLTGISVLPVGLACATLLGVAAGAGIASSFNLATVMTPPEHHGAIGSLVAVVLSVGSVVLNVLGVMVLNATATDTLVADVAANSLAGVRLYILMGGAALVAAAVLATVRVRRRDSQVAAPRRGHAVVVVPD, from the coding sequence ATGGTGCAAGGCACGTCGCTAGTGCGCCCGCCGGACGTCGCGGAAGGCAGGTGGAGCGGCCGGCTGGTCGGCTGGCTGACCATCCTCGTCGGGGCGAACCTGTTGGCCGACCTGGTCATCGTCGCCCCGCTGCTGGCGTTGCCGGACATGATGCGGCACTTCGAGACCGACCAGGCCGCGTGGCTCAACTCGAGCGCGATGCTGGCGGGCGCGATGTGGGCGCCGCTGCTCGGGCGCACCGCCGACATCCACGGCAAGCGCCGGATCCTCGTGGTGACCATGCTCGTCACGCTGACGGGGTCACTGGTCTGCCTGATCGCGCCGAACGTCGCCGTCTTCGTGCTCGGGCGGTTCCTGCAGGGCGCGGTCATGGGGACGGTGCTGCTCACGGTGGCGATCACCCGCCAGCTCTGCACTCCGCGGGTCGGGATGACCGCCGTCGGGGTCGTCACCACGGGCGCGTCGGTACTGGGGATTCCCTCGATGCTCCTGCTGAACCCGGCGATCGACACCTTCGGCTACCGGAGCGTCTTCGTCGCCGCCACCGCTCTCGCGATGGTCTGCGCGGTCGCCGTGCGACTCTTCGTCCCGGAACCGCCGATCCGCTCCGGTGGGTCGGTCGACGTCGCCGGGGCGCTGCTGCTCGGTGCCGGTCTGGTCGCGGTGCTCGGTGCCGTCAGCATGGCCCCGGACCTGGGCTGGGCGAACCCGGGCCTGCTGGCCGCGCTGGCCGGCGGCGTCCTCGCGCTGGCCGCCGGGGTGCGGCACGTGCTGCGGGTCCGCGAACCGATCGTCGACCTGCGCGGGCACAGCCGGTCGCTGGCGACAACGCTGGGCGCGGTGGCGCTCACGGCGGGCTCGGTGCAGGCCATGCTGCAGCTGATGAGCCTCGTCGCGGAGGTGCCGCCCGAGCTCGGCCTCGGTTACGGCCTCGGCGGTGGCGACGTGGTGCTCGCGTTGTTCGTGCTGTCCGCGATCGGGATCATGATCGGCGGTCCGGTGTCCGGTGTGCTCGCGTCCCGGATCGGCCCGACGCGCACGCTGCTCGCCGGGATCGCGGTGGGCACGCTGGCCACGTTCGGGATGCTCACGGGTATCTCGGTGCTGCCGGTCGGGCTCGCCTGCGCCACCCTGCTCGGCGTGGCCGCCGGCGCGGGCATCGCCTCCAGTTTCAACCTCGCGACCGTGATGACACCGCCCGAGCACCACGGTGCCATCGGCAGCCTGGTGGCGGTCGTGCTCAGCGTCGGGTCAGTCGTGCTCAACGTCCTCGGCGTGATGGTGCTCAACGCGACGGCCACCGACACGCTCGTCGCGGACGTCGCCGCGAACTCCCTGGCCGGGGTGCGGCTCTACATCCTGATGGGCGGCGCGGCGCTCGTCGCGGCCGCGGTGCTCGCGACGGTGCGGGTGCGCAGGCGCGACTCACAGGTCGCCGCACCCCGCCGCGGCCACGCCGTCGTCGTCGTGCCGGACTGA
- a CDS encoding helix-turn-helix transcriptional regulator, producing MSGQELADFLRRRRENLRPETTGRAHGPGQRPRRTPGLRREEVAAWAQVSVSYYERLEQARASRPSPQVLDALATALQLTGAEREHLARLAGQILPDAHSEPEPIPDGARALLDRLGTIPAYLVNSRQDIVAWNRAAVALITDFGRLAPGERNAVRLALRLAGTLCDAAPKAEATFARQSASHLRTAALKHPADRALAELINEFAAHDADFAAGWRDHDVRPIPAVRKRVKHPVLGELELDRTTLLFPGAGHTLVMYTAEPGSPSATALERIS from the coding sequence GTGTCCGGACAAGAGCTCGCCGATTTCCTCCGCCGCCGCCGGGAGAACCTGCGACCGGAAACCACCGGGCGGGCGCACGGACCGGGCCAGCGCCCCCGGCGGACCCCCGGTCTGCGCCGCGAGGAGGTGGCGGCCTGGGCGCAGGTGTCGGTCAGCTACTACGAACGGCTGGAGCAGGCACGCGCCTCCCGCCCGTCTCCGCAGGTGCTCGACGCGCTGGCGACGGCCCTCCAGCTCACCGGCGCGGAGCGCGAGCACCTGGCCAGGCTGGCCGGCCAGATCCTGCCCGACGCGCACAGCGAGCCCGAGCCGATCCCCGATGGCGCGCGTGCGCTCCTCGACCGGCTCGGCACCATTCCGGCCTACCTCGTGAACAGCAGGCAGGACATCGTCGCCTGGAACCGCGCGGCGGTCGCCTTGATCACGGACTTCGGCCGGTTGGCACCCGGCGAGCGCAACGCCGTCCGGCTCGCCCTGCGGCTGGCCGGCACCCTGTGCGACGCCGCCCCGAAGGCGGAAGCGACGTTCGCGCGGCAGTCCGCCTCGCACTTGCGCACCGCCGCGCTGAAGCACCCCGCCGACCGCGCGCTGGCCGAGCTGATCAACGAGTTCGCCGCCCACGACGCCGATTTCGCCGCCGGCTGGCGTGACCACGACGTGCGCCCCATCCCCGCCGTCCGCAAGCGGGTGAAGCACCCGGTGCTGGGAGAACTGGAGCTGGATCGGACCACCCTGCTGTTCCCGGGTGCCGGGCACACCCTGGTGATGTACACGGCCGAGCCGGGCAGCCCCAGCGCCACCGCCCTCGAGCGGATCAGCTGA
- a CDS encoding NADP-dependent oxidoreductase has product MKATRLSGYGAPPVLDEVADPKPGRNEVLVRVAGAAVNPLDLKIAAGYLRDFFPVEFPYTLGTDVAGSVVEVGADVGDRAVGDAVVARLDPSTGGAFAELAVVPADQIVPAPTTIPLSLAAGAVTSAATALQALTEVAGVRPGHTVLVHAGAGGVGSFAVQIARRLGARVVTTVSKAGADLAAELGAHQVIDYREQDFGSAVADVDVVIDTVGGAVEARSLDVLRPGGLLVAVSGPPEVERAAARGLRAEFVFHASDATRLARVMSLIDDGLRVAVDSRYALDHAAAALEYLTDGHAKGKVILTAGSVG; this is encoded by the coding sequence GTGAAGGCGACCAGGCTGTCCGGCTACGGCGCACCACCCGTGCTCGACGAGGTGGCGGACCCGAAGCCCGGCCGGAACGAGGTGCTCGTCCGGGTGGCCGGCGCGGCGGTCAACCCGTTGGACCTCAAGATCGCCGCCGGCTACCTGCGGGACTTCTTCCCGGTGGAGTTCCCGTACACCCTCGGCACGGACGTCGCGGGCTCTGTCGTCGAAGTGGGAGCCGACGTCGGCGACCGGGCGGTCGGTGACGCGGTGGTCGCCCGTCTCGACCCGTCGACCGGTGGGGCGTTCGCCGAGCTGGCGGTCGTCCCGGCCGACCAGATCGTCCCGGCGCCGACGACGATCCCGCTGTCCCTGGCGGCCGGGGCGGTGACGTCCGCCGCCACCGCCCTGCAGGCGCTCACCGAGGTCGCCGGCGTTCGGCCCGGTCACACCGTCCTGGTGCACGCGGGCGCGGGTGGGGTCGGGAGCTTCGCCGTGCAGATCGCCCGGCGACTCGGCGCGCGGGTCGTCACCACCGTCTCGAAGGCAGGAGCCGACCTGGCCGCGGAACTGGGCGCCCACCAGGTGATCGACTACCGCGAACAGGACTTCGGCTCCGCGGTCGCCGACGTCGACGTCGTCATCGACACGGTCGGCGGCGCCGTCGAGGCGCGCTCCCTCGACGTGCTTCGCCCGGGCGGCCTGCTTGTCGCCGTGTCAGGACCTCCCGAGGTGGAACGGGCCGCCGCACGCGGTTTGCGCGCGGAGTTCGTCTTCCACGCCTCGGACGCCACCCGGCTCGCCCGGGTGATGTCGCTGATCGACGACGGGCTGCGGGTCGCCGTGGACAGCCGGTACGCCCTCGACCACGCCGCGGCGGCGCTGGAGTACCTCACCGACGGGCACGCCAAGGGAAAGGTCATCCTGACCGCGGGTTCAGTGGGGTGA
- a CDS encoding carboxylesterase/lipase family protein — protein sequence MPQQADPIVETPAGTVRGVRDRFGELYRAVPYAAAPTGAGRFAPPAAHPGWSGVRDATAPSPTAPQPARDFGRLDMSPYFGPGWVRGEEYLTVDVRTPGADGGQRPVMVFVHGGGFVTGSTRAALYDGRAFARDGVVLVTVNYRVGIPGFLDLEGAPANRGLLDVLAALGWVRDAIAAFGGDPENVTVFGQSAGATITGALLATPEAKGLFRRAIVQSGSGTGAFTPEQAQRVTAVAARALGVPPTAAAFAEIPDERFLEILPELAGIDLRTATATDPLVELSPFSLVLPVQPADALAAGPAGEVDLLIGTNTEEGHLYLVPQGKLESSTDDDVLAVAAKVGADPAAVVAAQRAARPGATPGELRSAVLGEGLFGAGTARLAEAHARLSGGRTHAYSFGYRSTALDGRLGATHTVELPFVFDIADEPRLHGDTGLLGPDPAPAGLAARVHGAWVAFATHGDPGWAAYDPQRPQAEVLAAACHLT from the coding sequence GTGCCCCAGCAGGCAGATCCGATCGTCGAGACCCCGGCGGGCACCGTGCGTGGTGTTCGTGACCGCTTCGGCGAGCTCTACCGCGCCGTCCCGTACGCGGCGGCACCCACCGGCGCCGGCCGGTTCGCGCCACCGGCGGCCCACCCGGGCTGGTCCGGTGTCCGGGACGCCACCGCACCGTCGCCGACCGCACCGCAGCCGGCCCGCGACTTCGGGCGGCTCGACATGAGCCCCTACTTCGGCCCGGGCTGGGTGCGCGGCGAGGAGTACCTGACCGTCGACGTCCGCACGCCCGGCGCGGACGGTGGGCAGCGGCCGGTCATGGTCTTCGTGCACGGCGGCGGGTTCGTCACCGGCTCCACCCGCGCCGCGCTCTACGACGGCCGGGCGTTCGCCCGTGACGGCGTGGTGCTGGTGACGGTGAACTACCGCGTCGGCATCCCCGGTTTCCTCGACCTGGAGGGTGCCCCCGCCAACCGCGGGCTGCTCGACGTCCTCGCCGCGCTCGGCTGGGTGCGGGACGCGATCGCCGCCTTCGGTGGAGATCCCGAGAACGTCACGGTGTTCGGCCAGTCCGCGGGTGCCACCATCACCGGAGCGCTACTGGCGACGCCGGAAGCCAAGGGGTTGTTCCGGCGCGCGATCGTCCAGAGCGGCAGCGGCACCGGCGCGTTCACCCCCGAGCAGGCGCAGCGGGTCACGGCCGTGGCCGCGCGGGCGCTGGGCGTGCCGCCCACCGCGGCGGCGTTCGCCGAGATCCCGGACGAGCGGTTCCTCGAGATCCTGCCGGAGCTCGCGGGGATCGACCTGCGGACCGCGACGGCCACGGACCCGCTCGTCGAGCTGAGCCCGTTCTCCCTGGTCCTGCCCGTGCAGCCGGCCGACGCACTGGCGGCGGGGCCGGCTGGCGAGGTCGACCTGCTCATCGGCACCAACACCGAGGAGGGCCACCTCTACCTGGTACCGCAGGGCAAGCTGGAATCGTCCACGGACGACGACGTGCTCGCCGTCGCGGCGAAGGTCGGCGCGGACCCCGCCGCCGTGGTCGCCGCCCAGCGGGCCGCCCGGCCGGGGGCGACCCCGGGCGAGCTGCGCTCCGCGGTGCTGGGCGAAGGCCTCTTCGGGGCCGGTACCGCGCGGCTGGCCGAGGCCCACGCCCGGCTGTCCGGTGGCCGTACCCACGCCTATTCGTTCGGCTACCGCTCGACGGCGTTGGACGGGCGGCTGGGCGCCACGCACACGGTGGAGCTGCCCTTCGTCTTCGACATCGCCGACGAACCGCGGCTGCACGGCGACACCGGTCTGCTCGGCCCCGACCCGGCGCCCGCCGGGCTCGCGGCACGCGTGCACGGCGCCTGGGTCGCCTTCGCCACCCACGGCGACCCCGGCTGGGCCGCGTACGACCCGCAGCGGCCCCAGGCGGAAGTCCTGGCAGCCGCGTGTCACCTGACGTGA